From Fusarium fujikuroi IMI 58289 draft genome, chromosome FFUJ_chr07, a single genomic window includes:
- a CDS encoding probable vesicular fusion ATPase, NsfA protein, which produces MNRPFRPHPGQQGAPPRAARLHVETIEDKTLRTRFVYNNKCAVSPEDFPPNRDGSDHHILIRGGQPVGEYVVTATPIPGFPRGGISLTDAQRTWAGITMRDEFIGEIYNPFSARSDAYLGTVELSITFRTQSKKTDVPYDEDELSKLFIDSYQNQVLAPGQRMLMDHRNIPLLVIVESVVLTGLDTSSEAEQKNQDPNARGILIPQSKVFFHAKTGDGFKLKPSVNKPNASAIFAPSFKFDDLGIGGLDTQISTIFRRVFASRIFPPGIVAKMGIDHVKGLLLYGPPGTGKTLIARQLGKTLNAHEPKIVNGPEVLNKFVGQSEENIRKLFADAEKEYKQKGDESGLHIIIFDELDAVCKQRGSGSGGGTGVGDTVVNQLLAKLDGVDKLNNILLIGMTNRKDMIDEALLRPGRLEVQLEISLPDEEGRFGIIKIHTSKFVKNDILDHDVDLAELARLTKNYSGAEIAGLVKAAAASAFSRHTDANQITVTKDIEHMKVKWSDFLLALSEVRPAYGASDTDLEAVLHSEIIHYSPDIQNILNDVLGVSHMVQEHPKHHKSSIIFHGAQGSGKTALAAHIAKLSDIPFIRIITPHKLLEYRDDIAKSEFITKTFNDAQKSAVSLLILDSIEKLIGWNPIGPRFSATIANTISALVAKDAVQGHRLLIFATTSKLSILEELELAKDFSRDVYVPTVSSLRELKTVLQSRGGVAAGSADQTLARIYEHAGGDQVGVGIKPIMEFIAEAEMSEDSDLFVNKFSNSVVKRIQSQRVR; this is translated from the exons ATGAATCGACCTTTTCGCCCTCATCCAGGGCAGCAGGGAGCTCCGCCTCGGGCAGCGCGACTGCACGTCGAGACAATCGAAGATAAGACTCTAAGGACCAGATTCGTGTACAACAACAA ATGCGCCGTTTCTCCCGAAGACTTCCCTCCCAACCGAGATGGCTCTGATCATCATATCCTCATCCGCGGCGGCCAACCTGTAGGCGAATACGTTGTCACTGCCACGCCTATTCCAGGCTTCCCGAGAGGCGGTATCAGTCTCACCGACGCCCAGCGAACATGGGCCGGCATCACCATGAGGGACGAATTCATCGGCGAGATCTACAATCCATTCAGCGCTCGGTCCGATGCGTATCTTGGTACTGTCGAGCTTTCGATCACTTTCAGAACCCAGAGCAAGAAGACAGACGTTCCctacgatgaggatgagctctcgaagctcttcATAGATTCGTACCAGAACCAAGTGCTTGCTCCTGGGCAACGCATGCTCATGGACCATCGCAACATTCCTCTTCTGGTCATTGTCGAGTCCGTAGTTCTCACTGGCTTGGACACGTCTTCAGAAGCGGAACAGAAGAACCAGGACCCCAATGCCAGAGGTATCCTGATTCCCCAGAGCAAGGTGTTCTTTCACGCCAAAACAGGAGACGGTTTCAAACTCAAACCTTCGGTGAACAAGCCCAACGCCAGCGCCATCTTCGCTCCCAGTTTCAagtttgatgatcttggaaTTGGTGGCTTGGACACTCAGATTTCCACCATTTTCCGCCGTGTGTTTGCGTCTCGTATTTTCCCTCCTGGTATAGTTGCCAAGATGGGCATTGATCACGTCAAGGGACTACTACTTTATGGTCCCCCAGGAACGGGTAAAACCCTGATTGCCCGACAATTGGGCAAAACTCTAAACGCTCACGAACCTAAGATCGTCAATGGTCCCGAAGTGCTGAACAAGTTTGTGGGTCAGTCCGAGGAGAACATCAGAAAGTTGTTCGCAGATGCAGAGAAGGAGTACAAGCAAAAGGGAGATGAGAGCGGTCtccacatcatcatctttgatgagcttgatgctgtGTGTAAGCAGCGAGGTTCCGGATCTGGTGGCGGCACAGGCGTTGGTGATACTGTTGTCAACCAGCTCCTTGCCAAACTCGATGGTGTGGACAAACTTAACAATATCCTTTTGATCGGCATGACCAATCGAAAGGATATGATCGACGAGGCTTTGCTACGACCCGGACGTCTGGAAGTCCAGCTAGAGATCTCTCTTCCTGATGAAGAGGGTCGATTTGGCATCATCAAGATTCACACCTCCAAATTTGTCAAGAACGACATCTTGGACCACGACGTCGACTTGGCTGAGCTTGCTCGCCTTACCAAGAACTATTCCGGTGCCGAAATTGCCGGTCTGGTcaaggcagcagcagccagtgCATTCTCTCGGCACACTGATGCCAACCAGATCACTGTTACAAAGGATATCGAGCACATGAAAGTCAAGTGGAGCGACTTCCTACTGGCTCTCAGCGAGGTCAGGCCAGCATACGGTGCCTCCGATACGGATTTAGAGGCAGTTCTTCATTCGGAAATTATCCATTACTCGCCTGACATCCAAAACATATTGAACGACGTGCTTGGTGTTTCGCACATGGTCCAGGAGCATCCTAAACACCATAAATCTTCGATCATTTTCCACGGCGCCCAGGGCAGCGGCAAGACAGCCCTGGCTGCACACATCGCGAAGCTTTCAGACATCCCTTTCATCAGGATCATCACGCCACACAAACTTCTCGAGTATCGCGACGACATAGCCAAGTCCGAGTTTATTACGAAGACCTTCAACGATGCGCAGAAATCGGCTGTCAGTCTCCTGATCTTGGACAGCATTGAAAAGCTGATTGGATGGAACCCTATCGGGCCTCGATTCTCGGCAACAATAGCCAATACAATATCCGCTTTGGTCGCCAAAGACGCTGTTCAG GGGCACCGTCTTCTCATTTTTGCAACGACTTCTAAGCTCAGTATTCTCGAGGAACTCGAGTTAGCCAAGGACTTTTCGCGGGATGTATACGTACCTACAGTATCGAGCCTCCGTGAACTGAAGACAGTGCTGCAATCACGGGGCGGCGTTGCGGCTGGAAGCGCCGACCAAACTCTAGCTCGTATTTATGAGCATGCTGGAGGGGACCaagttggtgttggcatTAAGCCAATCATGGAATTCATCGCGGAGGCTGAGATGAGCGAAGACAGTGATCTCTTCGTCAATAAATTCTCGAACTCGGTGGTGAAGAGGATTCAGAGCCAACGGGTTCGGTAG